From Methanomicrobiales archaeon HGW-Methanomicrobiales-1, a single genomic window includes:
- a CDS encoding molybdopterin dinucleotide-binding protein, protein MSKVIMNMITQRSIEEGAAMEKGKTNPDYFDACSICEINPEDMKKLGIWKNTNVRVTSECGSVIVKAIEPTQFCPPGLAHIRQGVWANQVVPPRTQSTGTPQYSGFPVTIEPAINEKLKTALELVQGSVGLWKGGK, encoded by the coding sequence ATGTCAAAAGTTATCATGAACATGATCACCCAGCGCTCCATCGAGGAAGGCGCTGCAATGGAGAAGGGCAAGACCAATCCCGACTATTTCGACGCCTGTTCGATCTGCGAGATCAACCCGGAAGACATGAAGAAGCTCGGCATCTGGAAGAACACCAATGTCCGGGTCACGAGCGAGTGCGGCAGTGTGATTGTCAAGGCCATCGAGCCGACCCAGTTCTGCCCGCCCGGCCTCGCCCACATCCGGCAGGGTGTCTGGGCAAACCAGGTTGTCCCGCCCCGGACCCAGTCAACCGGCACCCCGCAGTACAGCGGTTTTCCGGTCACCATAGAGCCTGCAATCAATGAAAAACTCAAGACCGCTCTCGAGCTCGTGCAGGGCTCGGTAGGTCTCTGGAAAGGAGGAAAGTAA
- a CDS encoding ferredoxin translates to MAFSVHVNMNRCTGCGNCVVACPVNAIELYTLDPVTKDKIYTVVDGKSVSLDVKMELCAGCGVCVNACPYDVITLSGRGETGALGIV, encoded by the coding sequence ATGGCGTTTTCAGTACATGTAAACATGAACCGGTGCACCGGGTGCGGCAATTGCGTAGTTGCCTGCCCGGTGAACGCGATCGAGCTCTATACGCTCGACCCTGTAACGAAGGATAAGATTTACACCGTTGTTGACGGGAAATCGGTCAGCCTCGATGTGAAGATGGAACTCTGTGCGGGCTGCGGCGTCTGCGTCAATGCCTGCCCGTACGACGTGATCACCCTCTCCGGCCGGGGCGAGACCGGGGCACTCGGAATAGTCTGA